One Echinicola strongylocentroti DNA window includes the following coding sequences:
- a CDS encoding glycan-binding surface protein, whose translation MKKNPIYKFNFLSSALVLAMALCSLACQEDEDEVTGMPSIERVRYTDPATADSAFSRATLGSTLAILGNNLGTTQQVYLNDYPVGVNPAYVTNDNVIVTITDSVPTVATNPDVPNMLRLVTKGGETSISFQTLPPAPQISRVANEYVKTGDQLTLFGRYYYFIDTVYFPGEDVYVTDGFTTNSTGSRLTVTVPDGLDFAEGNSITVVTQSGASATNRRTQIYDGDGMVADFDTNGALEWPWNWGWGISGEMIVPSIGGIEGIDGNFGAIDMELPPDNGWSNDKVINFANWGGEQIFPTEPADKYTTSAPIADFDIRMEVATITEASLEGVTLDLWYPDINGNELQASVPITDFVRTSDGQWYTVSINANQLTSGNVRLATYGDFLAGGADGVKQLRIVIQNANSSTVPVTMGIDNVRVVRAEE comes from the coding sequence ATGAAAAAAAATCCTATATACAAATTCAATTTCCTCAGCAGTGCCTTGGTCCTTGCGATGGCGCTGTGTTCGCTGGCATGCCAGGAAGATGAGGATGAAGTGACCGGCATGCCCTCGATCGAGCGTGTGCGCTATACGGATCCGGCCACAGCAGATAGTGCTTTTAGTCGGGCCACCTTGGGCAGTACTTTGGCGATCCTAGGAAATAACCTTGGAACTACCCAGCAGGTGTACCTGAATGACTATCCGGTAGGGGTAAATCCCGCCTATGTCACCAATGACAATGTGATCGTGACCATCACGGACAGCGTGCCAACTGTGGCGACCAACCCTGATGTGCCCAATATGCTTCGACTGGTCACCAAAGGCGGGGAGACCTCCATCTCTTTTCAGACCTTGCCGCCCGCGCCCCAGATCAGCCGCGTGGCCAACGAATACGTGAAGACTGGGGATCAGCTGACGCTGTTCGGACGGTATTATTATTTTATTGATACGGTATATTTTCCTGGCGAAGATGTCTATGTGACCGACGGATTCACCACCAACAGCACAGGGAGCAGGCTTACGGTGACCGTTCCTGACGGATTGGATTTTGCTGAAGGTAATTCCATTACGGTCGTCACCCAAAGTGGGGCTTCGGCGACCAACAGAAGAACGCAAATCTATGACGGCGATGGCATGGTGGCGGACTTTGATACCAATGGTGCTCTAGAGTGGCCGTGGAACTGGGGTTGGGGGATTTCTGGAGAGATGATCGTGCCTTCCATTGGAGGGATAGAGGGGATTGATGGTAATTTCGGAGCCATTGATATGGAGTTGCCACCTGATAATGGCTGGAGTAACGATAAAGTGATCAATTTCGCCAATTGGGGTGGTGAACAGATATTCCCCACAGAACCAGCCGACAAATACACTACTAGTGCTCCAATAGCGGATTTTGATATACGTATGGAGGTGGCGACGATTACTGAGGCGTCATTAGAAGGAGTGACATTGGATCTATGGTATCCGGATATAAATGGAAATGAGTTACAGGCAAGTGTTCCGATTACAGATTTTGTGCGGACTTCTGACGGACAGTGGTATACGGTGTCTATCAACGCAAACCAACTGACGAGCGGCAATGTGAGGTTAGCAACCTATGGCGATTTTCTCGCTGGGGGAGCTGACGGTGTGAAACAACTAAGAATAGTGATACAAAACGCTAATTCATCCACAGTTCCAGTTACCATGGGCATCGACAATGTCCGTGTCGTAAGGGCAGAAGAATAA
- a CDS encoding VCBS repeat-containing protein translates to MTKASIYTSLLTLMTMGLMSCSDNDEASKAPEADPLFALLDHEQSGVAFRNTITETPEANVFEYQYFYNGGGVALGDVNNDGLEDSYFSGNMVDNKLYLNKGEMQFRDITLAANVAGRPHAWATGVSMVDINGDGWLDIYVCYSGELAEDSRRNQLFINQGADEEGIPYFKEEAAAYGLDDPAYTTSAAFFDLEGDGDLDAILLDHNADLFRNLDAMSFEYILDQKDKHSSSKLLENRDGVFVDITEKAGWDESPLSYGLGLSIADFNEDHRPDVFIGNDYSAPDYLYIQQENHGFRDELSVRMGHTSLYSMGSDAADVNNDGLVDLISLDMLPQQNKRQKLLASQDNYEHFNLFHEVGLHHQYMRNMLQLNNGDGTFSEIGQLAGISNTDWSWAPLWVDFDQDGWKDLFVANGFLRDFTNLDFIKYRSSIFNVGTMAKEDILKLIKQMPSSEVKNYIFRNSGNLQFTDQGNAWGIDHFSNSNGAAYGDLDNDGDLDLVVNNVNLEAFIYENQRNERPNHQWLQVSLTGNGTNTFGIGAKVWVYQGDKQQLLEQMPFRGYQSSVSPVLTFGLAEGNIDSLKVVWRDGSCQTITAVPTNQRLMLTQKEAKKETVGPKEIQESIWEEVDGAGLVTHKDVLFNDFKRQPLLINPQSTLGPVMAKADVNNDGNPDVFFGGGKGQAASLLLSMGSEEYKLTQPADFEQGKDAVDAAALFLDVDGDGDQDLYVASGGYHDLSPDAALLTDRLYKNDGKGYFILASESLPRVKESTGAVVAWDYNEDGSLDIFMGGAVIPGWFPASYTSKLLQNDGKGKFELAPEELIKAFVPLHLVTDAKVADLDNDGTEELIVVGRWMGIEVFDYKDGEIKRVTSDYFGQSYVGLWNTLMVEDLDGDGSPELVAGNLGLNSQIKASKEEPAELLFKDFDGNGAVDPILSFYIQGETYPYVTRDELFEQISMKRIDFDNYASYAEAKISDVFTEEELEGAENYQATTLETMLFSQAESGKFKPLPLPVQAQFSPVYSIISLTSGGDKQLWLGGNIHHTRIKLGDTDANHGVLLTADHQGKYRYIDQVTSGFKIQGDVRSALQVGEELWVGVYNQPLLRFQKKHPITP, encoded by the coding sequence ATGACGAAAGCTAGCATCTACACCTCTCTGTTGACTTTGATGACGATGGGCTTAATGTCTTGTTCGGATAATGATGAAGCGAGCAAAGCCCCGGAAGCAGATCCACTTTTTGCATTACTGGACCATGAGCAGAGTGGAGTGGCCTTTCGGAATACCATTACAGAAACCCCAGAGGCGAATGTTTTTGAGTACCAGTATTTTTATAATGGCGGCGGGGTGGCGTTGGGCGATGTCAATAATGATGGATTGGAGGATAGTTATTTTTCTGGAAATATGGTGGACAATAAGCTGTACCTCAACAAGGGTGAAATGCAGTTTAGAGACATCACCTTGGCGGCCAATGTAGCTGGCAGGCCGCATGCCTGGGCTACGGGAGTGTCCATGGTGGATATCAATGGAGATGGATGGCTGGATATTTATGTTTGCTACAGTGGCGAATTGGCGGAGGATAGCAGAAGAAATCAGCTTTTTATCAACCAAGGAGCCGACGAGGAGGGAATTCCCTATTTTAAGGAAGAAGCTGCGGCTTACGGATTGGATGATCCTGCCTATACCACTTCGGCAGCGTTTTTTGACCTTGAAGGAGATGGTGATCTGGATGCCATTTTGCTCGATCATAATGCAGACCTGTTCCGGAATTTGGACGCCATGTCATTTGAGTACATTCTGGACCAAAAGGACAAACACAGCAGTTCCAAGTTATTGGAGAATAGGGACGGGGTGTTTGTGGATATTACGGAGAAGGCAGGATGGGACGAAAGCCCGCTTTCCTATGGCCTGGGCTTGAGCATAGCTGATTTTAATGAGGATCATCGGCCGGATGTTTTTATTGGCAATGATTATTCTGCTCCTGATTATTTGTACATCCAGCAGGAAAACCATGGTTTTCGTGACGAGCTGAGTGTTAGGATGGGGCATACCAGTCTGTACAGTATGGGCAGTGATGCTGCGGATGTGAACAATGACGGCCTGGTGGACCTGATAAGCCTGGATATGCTTCCCCAACAAAACAAGCGGCAGAAATTATTGGCTTCCCAAGACAACTATGAGCATTTTAACTTGTTTCATGAAGTAGGCCTTCACCACCAGTATATGCGTAATATGTTACAGCTGAACAATGGCGATGGCACGTTCAGCGAAATTGGGCAGTTGGCTGGTATTTCCAATACCGACTGGAGCTGGGCACCGCTTTGGGTGGATTTTGACCAGGATGGATGGAAAGACCTTTTTGTAGCCAACGGTTTTTTGAGGGATTTTACCAACTTGGACTTTATCAAGTACCGCAGTTCTATTTTTAATGTGGGAACGATGGCCAAAGAGGATATACTGAAATTGATCAAGCAGATGCCGTCATCCGAGGTGAAAAACTATATCTTCAGAAATAGCGGGAACCTTCAATTTACCGACCAAGGTAACGCTTGGGGAATTGACCATTTTTCGAATAGCAATGGAGCGGCCTATGGAGACCTGGACAATGATGGAGACTTGGATTTGGTCGTCAACAACGTGAATTTGGAGGCATTTATCTACGAAAACCAACGAAATGAGCGTCCAAATCACCAGTGGCTGCAAGTATCCTTAACCGGAAATGGTACCAACACCTTTGGCATCGGCGCAAAGGTCTGGGTATATCAAGGCGATAAGCAGCAGCTGCTCGAGCAAATGCCCTTTCGGGGGTACCAATCCAGTGTAAGCCCAGTGCTGACTTTTGGATTAGCCGAGGGAAATATCGATTCGTTGAAAGTGGTGTGGAGGGATGGTTCCTGTCAGACAATAACAGCCGTCCCGACCAATCAGCGGCTGATGCTGACGCAAAAAGAGGCGAAAAAAGAGACGGTCGGTCCTAAAGAAATACAGGAGTCAATTTGGGAAGAAGTAGACGGGGCAGGCCTCGTCACCCACAAGGATGTCCTGTTCAATGATTTTAAAAGGCAGCCCTTGCTTATCAATCCGCAAAGTACCTTAGGCCCCGTAATGGCCAAAGCCGATGTCAATAATGATGGGAATCCGGATGTGTTTTTTGGAGGAGGAAAAGGGCAGGCCGCTAGCTTGCTGCTGTCCATGGGGAGCGAAGAATATAAATTGACACAACCAGCTGATTTTGAACAGGGAAAGGATGCTGTGGACGCTGCCGCTTTGTTTTTGGATGTGGACGGTGATGGTGATCAAGATTTATATGTGGCCAGCGGTGGTTACCATGATTTGTCACCGGATGCAGCATTACTGACCGATCGGCTATATAAAAATGATGGAAAGGGGTACTTCATATTGGCTTCCGAGTCATTGCCCCGAGTAAAAGAAAGTACTGGTGCTGTGGTCGCCTGGGATTATAATGAGGACGGATCACTGGATATTTTTATGGGTGGCGCGGTGATACCGGGTTGGTTTCCAGCGTCTTATACCTCCAAGTTGCTCCAGAATGATGGTAAAGGAAAATTTGAACTGGCACCCGAAGAGCTGATCAAGGCTTTTGTGCCATTGCACCTAGTGACGGATGCTAAGGTGGCCGACCTGGACAATGATGGGACGGAAGAATTGATAGTGGTGGGCCGCTGGATGGGGATTGAGGTGTTTGACTATAAGGATGGAGAAATAAAGCGGGTGACAAGCGATTATTTTGGTCAATCCTACGTCGGTTTATGGAATACGTTGATGGTGGAGGATTTGGATGGCGATGGAAGCCCAGAGTTGGTGGCCGGTAATCTTGGGTTGAATTCCCAGATCAAGGCGAGCAAAGAGGAGCCTGCCGAATTGTTATTTAAGGATTTTGATGGCAATGGCGCCGTGGACCCCATACTGTCCTTTTACATCCAAGGCGAAACCTATCCGTATGTCACAAGGGATGAACTGTTTGAACAAATCAGTATGAAGCGGATCGATTTTGATAACTATGCGAGCTATGCCGAGGCAAAGATCAGCGATGTTTTTACTGAAGAAGAACTGGAGGGAGCCGAGAATTATCAAGCCACGACATTGGAGACGATGTTGTTCTCACAAGCGGAATCAGGAAAATTCAAACCGTTACCATTGCCTGTTCAGGCTCAGTTTTCTCCAGTGTACAGTATAATCTCCCTCACATCCGGCGGTGATAAACAGCTCTGGCTGGGAGGGAATATCCACCATACCCGCATAAAACTGGGCGATACCGATGCCAACCATGGTGTATTGCTCACGGCAGACCACCAAGGAAAATACCGGTACATCGACCAAGTAACCAGTGGCTTTAAGATCCAAGGAGATGTGCGCAGTGCCCTGCAGGTGGGAGAAGAACTGTGGGTCGGCGTATATAACCAACCGCTGCTGAGATTTCAAAAAAAACACCCCATAACCCCCTAA